From a single Pyxidicoccus xibeiensis genomic region:
- a CDS encoding MDR/zinc-dependent alcohol dehydrogenase-like family protein — protein MSQNAKAWFLYAADAASVGRPAELVYGDLTLPDPGPRDVLVEPLYGSWEGNMGHCVERKPIDVARFRGEERVVIGNAGVVRVLSVGAEVQGWKEGQCALILPDAALDPWGYPMKAFAYDMAGTTGFLSTRMVLPARDLVPLPEKTRYSYAQWAAFSARYTTAWSNWRLAFGTYRLMVPHERNPSPQVWGWGGGTTLAELDLARRHGCTTVMMSASDERLALIRQSGITALDRRRFGDLYYDELRAGTDSAYRRAYQQAEAAFLREVEERTDKRMVQIFVDYIGTPFFRVTRRVLSREGVITTAGWKEGMATSFMRATECIERHQYIHTHMCTREEVVAAIEYGEREGWMPTIDARIHAFDEVPALSQKFLEGNVGFFPVFAVNPE, from the coding sequence GTGAGCCAGAACGCGAAGGCGTGGTTCCTCTACGCAGCAGACGCGGCGAGCGTGGGCCGTCCGGCCGAGCTCGTCTACGGTGACCTCACGCTGCCGGACCCCGGTCCGCGCGACGTGCTCGTCGAGCCGCTCTACGGCTCCTGGGAGGGCAACATGGGCCACTGCGTCGAGCGCAAGCCCATCGACGTTGCCCGGTTCCGCGGCGAGGAGCGCGTCGTCATCGGCAACGCGGGCGTCGTGCGCGTGCTGAGCGTGGGCGCCGAGGTGCAGGGCTGGAAGGAGGGGCAGTGCGCGCTCATCCTCCCCGACGCGGCGCTGGACCCCTGGGGCTACCCGATGAAGGCGTTCGCGTACGACATGGCGGGGACGACGGGCTTCCTGTCCACGCGCATGGTGCTTCCGGCGCGTGACCTCGTGCCGCTGCCCGAGAAGACCCGGTACTCCTACGCCCAGTGGGCAGCGTTCTCCGCGCGCTACACCACGGCGTGGTCCAACTGGCGGCTGGCGTTCGGGACGTACCGGCTGATGGTGCCCCACGAGCGCAACCCCTCGCCCCAGGTCTGGGGCTGGGGCGGAGGGACCACGCTCGCGGAGCTGGACCTCGCGCGCAGGCATGGCTGCACCACGGTGATGATGTCGGCGTCGGACGAGCGGCTCGCGCTCATCCGCCAGAGTGGCATCACCGCGCTCGACCGGCGTCGGTTCGGCGACCTCTACTACGACGAGCTGCGCGCGGGGACCGACAGCGCGTACCGCCGTGCGTACCAGCAGGCGGAGGCCGCATTCCTCCGCGAGGTGGAGGAGCGCACCGACAAGCGGATGGTGCAGATCTTCGTCGACTACATCGGCACGCCCTTCTTCCGCGTCACGCGGCGGGTGCTCTCGCGCGAGGGCGTCATCACCACCGCCGGCTGGAAGGAGGGCATGGCCACCTCCTTCATGCGCGCTACCGAGTGCATCGAGCGCCACCAGTACATCCACACGCACATGTGCACGCGCGAGGAAGTCGTCGCGGCCATCGAATACGGCGAGCGGGAGGGCTGGATGCCCACCATCGACGCGCGGATTCACGCGTTCGATGAAGTGCCCGCGCTGTCCCAGAAGTTTCTCGAAGGCAACGTCGGGTTCTTCCCGGTGTTTGCGGTGAACCCGGAATGA
- a CDS encoding type I polyketide synthase — protein MSEIKPELNRQEVLAKALAEIKHLRVKAQAAEREKREPIAIVGMACRFPGGADSPEAFWRLLRDGVDATSSVPKERWDADPLYDEDPETPGKLYVRRGGFLESVDRFDAGLFGISAREAAAVDPQHRMFWELCWEALERAGRAPLGLAGSATGVYVGISNHEYPPGGVEPTEADPLMIGGNATSFIAGRLSYMLGLRGPSVALDTACSSSLVAVHLACQSLRSRETDLALAGGVNLILSPDGTLLLCKARALAPDGRCKAFDASADGYGRGEGGGVVVLERLSDALARRSPILAVIRGSAVNQDGHRSGLTVPNPTAQTELIRAALANAGVRPSDVQCVEAHGTGTALGDPIEMRALGEVYAEGRALERPLWVGSVKTNLGHLESAAGIAGLLKTVLALRHGQLPPHLHFTRPNPDITWHALPLQVNDALRPWERDGGRRLAGVSSFGGSGTNAHVVLEEAPDAPASPAMSGEERAHVLTLSAKQEEGLRALAARYEAYLAENPALSLPELCFTANTGRAHLPHRLAVVGRSASELRALLQGAVQGREEAGVVSGVVRGEARPRVAFLFTGQGSQYVGMGRGLYQTQPVFRRALDRCAELFGPWLSQPLLSVMHAEEAGAESLLNQTAFTQPALFSLGYALAELWRSLGVEPVAVLGHSVGELAAACVAGVLSLEDAVTLVAERAKRMQSLPPGGAMFAVACGEEVVQAVLATRGPDVSIAALNGPAETVLSGEERAVAEVVDALKSQGIQARRIPVSHAFHSARMEPILENFERAVSKLSFQAPRLRWVSGLTGRLDGAAATGASYWRRQLREPVRFSDGVRALAELGVDTFIELGPSPTLSSLARACLPEGPHRWLPSLKSRRDDTATFLGSVARLYASGADLRWEGLFPEGLRRLELPTYPFQRQRYWMQGRAPATPVRHAREGHPLLGIRTETPDGPVFETEVRASDLAVLRDFRVFGTIVVSGVVQVSLAILAGAEVLGGQGQAQISDLVFFEPFTLDEEAPVRVRLLLSNPEAGQARFELHSAPKSQGRAPEWKRHCAGTLRMSDEGGEPAGEAATVDDIRARCTTELSAEAFYRTCWSDTDQSFGPSFKGLTRVWWGDGELLAEIDPTETGLAEPEASGLAGRVLTEACAAEACAQSMKVLRPKGPEFASRAYLGVGMQRSRATLTSVRGKRFGHARMRPSAPGETRLFADVRLLDADGRVITTYEGLSYAPIQPEVLRRLTSRPKRARAGGLDRTQLLSAARPERSRLLEAYLLRQMEALHGAPVPGLEPEASLGELGFDSIQFTELRGWIRKDLDVELPAEQLTATASPRALAAALAARLAPEPVAVAPVSVSTPTQAGEWLVRSERPLTDEARLRLFCFPFAGGGASTYRGWEKALPRGVDVCRIQLPGRESRYGEPPVEQLSVLLDTLERELAPLLDLPFAFFGTSMGGLLAFELARRVRARRGVSPVRLFTAASYAPHRGPSAPLAELIRTGVHGADPALLRRFKVVPDALFASPDMLELVLPPLYADLRLVRGYQYNDEPPLACPITALCGTQDPLMTRDNAASWSHHTVADFSLRMIQGEHLFVRTAPEAVLDVVRDELSRHLAQLERGVAKVAS, from the coding sequence ATGAGTGAAATCAAGCCTGAGCTGAACCGCCAGGAGGTGCTGGCGAAGGCGCTCGCGGAGATCAAACACCTCCGAGTGAAGGCGCAGGCCGCCGAGCGCGAGAAGCGCGAGCCGATTGCCATCGTTGGGATGGCCTGCCGCTTCCCTGGTGGCGCCGACTCGCCGGAGGCGTTCTGGCGCCTCTTGCGTGATGGCGTCGATGCCACGTCGTCGGTGCCGAAGGAGCGCTGGGACGCGGACCCGCTCTACGACGAGGACCCCGAGACGCCCGGCAAGCTCTACGTGCGGCGCGGAGGCTTTCTCGAGAGCGTGGACCGCTTCGACGCCGGGCTGTTCGGCATCTCGGCGCGAGAGGCTGCCGCAGTGGACCCGCAGCACCGGATGTTCTGGGAGCTGTGCTGGGAGGCGCTCGAGCGCGCGGGCCGTGCGCCGCTCGGGCTCGCGGGTAGCGCGACCGGCGTCTACGTCGGCATCAGCAACCACGAGTACCCGCCGGGCGGTGTGGAGCCCACCGAGGCGGACCCGCTGATGATTGGCGGCAACGCCACGAGCTTCATCGCGGGCCGGCTCTCGTACATGCTGGGGTTGCGCGGGCCGAGCGTGGCCCTGGATACCGCGTGCTCGTCGTCGCTCGTCGCGGTCCACCTGGCCTGTCAGAGCCTGCGCTCGCGAGAGACGGACCTCGCGCTCGCGGGTGGGGTGAACCTCATCCTGTCGCCCGACGGCACGCTGCTCCTGTGCAAGGCGCGGGCGCTGGCGCCAGACGGACGGTGCAAGGCGTTTGACGCGTCCGCGGATGGGTATGGGCGCGGGGAGGGCGGTGGCGTCGTCGTACTCGAGCGACTGTCGGACGCGCTCGCGCGGCGTTCCCCCATCCTTGCCGTCATCCGCGGCTCTGCGGTGAACCAGGATGGCCACCGCAGCGGGCTCACGGTCCCCAACCCGACGGCGCAGACCGAGCTCATCCGCGCCGCGCTCGCCAACGCCGGCGTGCGCCCTTCGGACGTCCAGTGCGTCGAGGCGCACGGGACGGGCACCGCACTCGGAGACCCCATCGAGATGCGAGCGCTCGGGGAGGTCTACGCCGAAGGGCGCGCCCTCGAGCGCCCGCTGTGGGTCGGCTCCGTCAAGACGAACCTCGGGCACCTCGAGTCCGCGGCGGGCATCGCCGGGCTGCTCAAGACGGTGCTCGCGCTGCGCCACGGGCAGCTGCCGCCGCACCTCCACTTCACGCGGCCGAACCCGGACATCACCTGGCACGCGCTCCCGCTGCAGGTGAACGACGCCCTGAGGCCGTGGGAGCGCGACGGCGGACGGCGCCTTGCCGGCGTGAGCTCCTTCGGTGGGAGCGGGACCAATGCGCACGTGGTGCTCGAGGAAGCGCCAGACGCGCCAGCCAGCCCTGCCATGTCTGGTGAGGAGCGCGCACACGTGCTCACGCTCTCGGCGAAGCAGGAGGAGGGGCTCCGGGCGCTCGCTGCCAGGTACGAGGCGTACCTTGCGGAGAACCCCGCGCTCTCCCTGCCGGAGCTCTGCTTCACCGCGAACACCGGCCGCGCGCACCTGCCGCACCGGCTCGCGGTGGTGGGGCGGAGCGCGTCCGAGCTGCGCGCGCTGCTCCAGGGCGCCGTGCAGGGCCGGGAGGAGGCGGGCGTCGTCTCGGGTGTGGTGCGCGGCGAAGCGCGGCCCAGGGTGGCCTTCCTCTTCACCGGACAGGGCTCGCAGTACGTGGGGATGGGGCGGGGCCTGTACCAGACGCAGCCGGTCTTCCGCCGGGCCCTCGACCGCTGCGCGGAGCTGTTCGGACCGTGGCTGAGCCAGCCGCTCCTCTCCGTCATGCATGCGGAGGAGGCCGGTGCGGAGAGCCTCCTGAACCAGACTGCGTTCACGCAGCCCGCGCTTTTCTCCCTCGGGTATGCGCTCGCGGAGCTCTGGCGCTCGCTCGGCGTCGAGCCGGTCGCGGTGCTGGGGCATAGCGTCGGCGAGCTGGCGGCAGCGTGCGTCGCGGGAGTGCTGTCCCTCGAAGACGCGGTGACGCTCGTGGCCGAGCGTGCGAAGCGGATGCAATCGTTGCCCCCCGGCGGCGCGATGTTCGCCGTGGCGTGCGGTGAGGAAGTGGTGCAGGCCGTGCTCGCCACGCGCGGGCCGGATGTCAGCATCGCCGCGCTCAACGGGCCCGCGGAGACCGTCCTGTCGGGGGAAGAACGGGCGGTCGCCGAAGTGGTCGATGCGCTGAAGTCGCAGGGCATCCAGGCCCGGCGAATTCCCGTGTCGCACGCGTTCCACTCGGCACGCATGGAGCCCATCCTCGAGAACTTCGAGCGGGCAGTCTCGAAGCTCTCATTCCAGGCGCCCCGGCTGAGATGGGTCTCCGGATTGACGGGGCGGCTCGACGGCGCAGCGGCCACGGGCGCGTCCTACTGGCGCAGGCAGCTGCGCGAGCCCGTGCGCTTCTCGGACGGCGTGAGGGCGCTGGCCGAGCTCGGGGTGGACACGTTCATCGAGCTGGGCCCGTCCCCCACGCTGTCTTCTCTCGCGCGCGCCTGCCTGCCCGAAGGGCCTCACCGCTGGCTCCCTTCACTCAAGAGCAGGCGCGACGACACGGCGACGTTCCTCGGCAGCGTGGCGCGGCTCTACGCCAGCGGCGCCGACCTCCGCTGGGAAGGGCTCTTCCCGGAGGGGCTGCGGCGGCTCGAGCTGCCGACGTATCCGTTCCAGCGGCAGCGCTACTGGATGCAGGGCAGGGCACCGGCGACGCCGGTCCGGCATGCCCGGGAGGGGCATCCGCTCCTGGGTATCCGCACAGAGACGCCAGACGGCCCGGTGTTCGAGACCGAGGTGCGCGCCTCGGACCTCGCCGTGCTGCGCGACTTCCGTGTGTTCGGGACAATCGTCGTCAGCGGCGTGGTGCAGGTCTCGCTCGCCATCCTGGCCGGGGCCGAGGTGCTGGGCGGCCAGGGGCAGGCGCAGATTTCGGACCTGGTCTTCTTCGAGCCGTTCACGCTCGACGAGGAGGCTCCGGTGCGCGTCCGCCTCCTGCTGTCGAACCCGGAGGCGGGACAGGCTCGCTTCGAGCTCCACAGCGCGCCCAAGTCGCAGGGGCGCGCGCCGGAGTGGAAGCGCCACTGCGCGGGGACGCTGCGCATGAGTGACGAGGGCGGGGAGCCGGCCGGCGAAGCGGCGACGGTGGACGACATCCGCGCCCGCTGCACCACCGAGCTTTCGGCGGAAGCGTTCTACCGGACGTGCTGGTCGGACACGGACCAGTCGTTCGGCCCGAGCTTCAAGGGACTGACGCGCGTGTGGTGGGGCGATGGCGAGCTGCTTGCCGAAATCGACCCGACGGAGACGGGCCTCGCCGAGCCCGAGGCCTCGGGACTCGCCGGCCGTGTGCTGACGGAGGCCTGTGCGGCGGAGGCGTGTGCACAGTCGATGAAGGTCCTGCGCCCGAAGGGGCCCGAGTTCGCCTCGCGCGCCTACCTGGGGGTGGGGATGCAGCGCTCGCGCGCCACGCTCACGTCCGTGCGCGGGAAGCGCTTCGGTCACGCGCGCATGCGTCCGTCAGCGCCCGGGGAGACGCGGCTCTTCGCGGATGTGCGGCTCCTCGACGCGGACGGCCGGGTCATCACGACGTACGAGGGCCTGAGCTACGCGCCCATCCAGCCCGAGGTGCTCCGGAGGCTGACGTCGCGTCCGAAGCGAGCGCGCGCTGGCGGGCTGGACCGCACGCAGCTGCTCTCGGCCGCGAGGCCGGAGCGCTCGCGGCTGTTGGAGGCGTACCTCCTGCGTCAGATGGAGGCGCTCCACGGCGCGCCCGTGCCCGGACTCGAGCCGGAGGCCTCGCTGGGGGAGCTCGGCTTCGACTCCATCCAGTTCACCGAGCTGCGAGGGTGGATACGCAAGGACCTCGACGTGGAGCTGCCCGCGGAGCAGCTCACGGCGACCGCCAGCCCGCGTGCCCTGGCCGCGGCGCTCGCGGCGCGGCTGGCACCAGAGCCCGTCGCGGTCGCACCCGTGAGTGTCTCCACGCCCACGCAGGCCGGGGAGTGGCTTGTCCGGTCGGAGCGCCCGCTGACGGACGAGGCGCGTCTGCGCCTGTTCTGCTTCCCGTTCGCAGGAGGCGGGGCGTCCACCTACCGCGGGTGGGAGAAGGCGCTGCCGCGCGGCGTGGACGTGTGCCGCATCCAGCTTCCCGGCCGGGAGAGCCGGTACGGCGAGCCGCCCGTGGAGCAGCTCTCCGTGCTGCTCGACACCCTGGAGCGTGAGCTGGCTCCGCTGCTGGACCTGCCCTTCGCGTTCTTCGGCACGAGCATGGGCGGCCTCCTCGCGTTCGAGCTGGCGCGGCGGGTCCGTGCGCGCCGGGGCGTGTCGCCCGTGCGGCTGTTCACCGCGGCTTCGTACGCGCCGCACCGCGGGCCGTCCGCGCCGCTCGCGGAGCTGATTCGCACCGGGGTGCACGGCGCGGACCCGGCGCTCCTGCGACGCTTCAAGGTCGTCCCGGATGCGTTGTTCGCCTCCCCGGACATGCTCGAGCTGGTGCTGCCGCCGCTCTACGCGGACCTGCGGCTCGTGCGCGGCTATCAGTACAACGACGAGCCGCCTCTCGCCTGTCCCATCACGGCCCTGTGCGGCACGCAGGATCCGCTGATGACACGCGACAACGCCGCCAGCTGGTCGCACCACACCGTCGCCGACTTCTCCTTGAGGATGATTCAGGGCGAGCACCTGTTCGTGCGGACGGCGCCGGAGGCGGTGCTCGACGTGGTCCGCGACGAGCTCTCGCGGCACCTGGCGCAGCTCGAGCGGGGCGTGGCGAAGGTGGCTTCGTGA